A stretch of the Limnothrix sp. FACHB-406 genome encodes the following:
- a CDS encoding transposase codes for MRVIGIDVSKASVTACVTDTRPTEPRQFYYDAKFLTLPANAAGIRALLDLGADVAVLEPTGVNYSKLWGTQLARAGVRVVLVGHKELRGYRAGHLGLPDKDDDADALALACYYWDYCDSPRRFVSDRTEAIVQIRRLVLRLCHLNRVQSPIVNRLRQDLAWQFPEVAHVKSRRVLLSDLPPLLWSWMAGLRPSAKYDRLYAATCGLGLDELSRNHAARLCNLHAEECAIERQLYQYLQAPDFAPYRKVFARFGFGMRVEALLISQIYPIENYLGPDGKPEIKIRKGRKSGNPTKRHLSLRRFTKALGCAPGREESGDMKRVQVVGGSDLCRRALWQWIFTRIEPERARPKNQIGKLLGDRLDQEKSTKPIRLARSRCAGYAARLLFFELVASLIT; via the coding sequence ATGCGAGTTATTGGTATTGACGTAAGCAAAGCATCGGTCACAGCTTGCGTTACAGACACCAGACCGACCGAACCTCGACAATTTTATTACGATGCAAAATTTCTGACCCTGCCCGCCAACGCGGCCGGCATTCGGGCCTTGCTCGACTTGGGGGCCGATGTGGCCGTGCTCGAACCGACCGGAGTTAATTACTCCAAACTCTGGGGGACTCAGCTCGCCCGCGCCGGTGTGCGGGTGGTGCTGGTCGGCCACAAGGAGCTGCGGGGTTATCGTGCGGGCCATCTCGGATTACCCGATAAAGATGACGATGCTGATGCCTTGGCCCTGGCCTGCTACTACTGGGACTATTGCGACTCACCGCGGCGGTTTGTGTCCGATCGCACTGAGGCGATCGTGCAAATCAGGCGATTGGTGCTGAGACTTTGCCACCTCAACCGGGTGCAAAGTCCGATCGTTAATCGTCTGCGTCAGGATCTCGCGTGGCAATTCCCAGAGGTGGCCCATGTCAAATCAAGGCGGGTTTTGCTCTCAGATTTGCCGCCGCTTCTATGGAGCTGGATGGCTGGGCTGCGTCCGTCGGCCAAATATGATCGCCTGTACGCGGCGACCTGCGGGCTGGGATTGGATGAGCTGTCGCGCAACCATGCCGCGCGACTCTGCAATCTTCATGCTGAAGAATGCGCGATCGAACGTCAGCTTTACCAATATCTTCAGGCTCCTGACTTTGCACCCTATCGCAAGGTTTTCGCCCGATTTGGGTTTGGTATGCGGGTAGAGGCCTTACTGATTTCGCAGATTTACCCGATCGAGAACTACCTAGGGCCCGATGGGAAACCAGAGATCAAGATTCGCAAGGGTCGCAAGTCCGGTAACCCAACCAAGCGGCATCTCAGCCTGCGGAGATTTACCAAGGCCTTGGGCTGTGCTCCTGGGCGTGAAGAATCAGGCGACATGAAGCGCGTCCAGGTCGTTGGTGGATCTGATTTATGCCGCCGCGCTCTTTGGCAGTGGATCTTCACTCGGATCGAACCTGAGCGGGCCCGGCCGAAAAATCAAATTGGAAAGCTGCTGGGCGATCGGCTCGATCAAGAGAAGTCAACCAAGCCCATTAGGCTCGCTCGCTCCAGGTGCGCTGGCTACGCTGCCCGGTTGTTATTTTTCGAGCTGGTTGCATCCCTTATTACATAG
- a CDS encoding LuxR C-terminal-related transcriptional regulator — protein MDNWISLSDRELQIVELVAAGLTNQDIAEQLEISKRTVDNHISNILTKTRTENRVALVRWALQWGKVCLDQVNCCTLPNVPPVEVENDRATAS, from the coding sequence ATGGATAACTGGATCTCCCTGTCCGATCGCGAACTGCAAATTGTTGAATTAGTGGCTGCTGGTTTAACCAACCAAGATATTGCGGAGCAGTTAGAGATCAGCAAGCGAACGGTTGATAACCACATCAGTAATATCTTGACCAAAACCAGAACCGAAAATCGGGTGGCTTTGGTGCGTTGGGCGTTGCAGTGGGGCAAGGTTTGCCTAGATCAGGTCAATTGCTGCACATTGCCCAACGTGCCGCCCGTGGAAGTGGAAAACGATCGCGCAACGGCTTCCTAG
- a CDS encoding YdcF family protein, which produces MFLFLSKLLPLFFYPLGLSCALMVAALVLLSMRRGRWAAWAVALALVILWTAANGWVAVALTRSLESRALVLQQQTGGSGDLPRADAIVVLGGGIKSTEPPRPWIDLADEGDRTLYAVKLYRDRKAPKLIFSGGRIAWRGGGGQPESAAMAELAGVMGVPSEDMLQDPNSLNTRQNAEEVKKILERERLRRVLLVTSAMHMPRSIAIFRKLGIEAIAAPTDFLFSDQDERERRSSPEGIALNFLPDADNLRATTRAIKEYVGMVAYWLRGWI; this is translated from the coding sequence ATGTTTTTGTTTTTATCGAAGCTGTTGCCACTGTTTTTTTATCCCCTGGGGCTAAGTTGCGCTCTGATGGTGGCGGCGTTGGTGTTGCTGTCAATGCGGCGCGGGCGTTGGGCGGCTTGGGCGGTGGCCTTGGCGCTGGTGATTTTGTGGACGGCGGCGAATGGGTGGGTGGCGGTGGCCCTGACCCGATCGCTGGAGTCGCGGGCCCTGGTGCTTCAGCAACAAACGGGCGGCTCCGGTGACCTGCCCCGGGCCGATGCGATCGTGGTTTTGGGTGGGGGCATTAAGTCCACGGAGCCACCTCGCCCTTGGATTGATCTGGCTGATGAGGGCGATCGCACCCTCTATGCGGTGAAGCTCTATCGCGATCGCAAGGCTCCGAAGCTGATTTTTAGTGGCGGTCGAATTGCTTGGCGGGGCGGGGGCGGTCAGCCGGAGTCGGCGGCCATGGCGGAGTTGGCGGGAGTAATGGGAGTTCCGAGCGAGGACATGTTGCAGGATCCCAACTCCTTGAACACGCGCCAAAATGCCGAAGAGGTGAAGAAGATTTTGGAGCGGGAACGGTTGCGGCGGGTGTTGTTGGTGACTTCAGCGATGCATATGCCGCGCTCGATCGCCATTTTTCGCAAGCTGGGAATTGAGGCGATCGCGGCTCCCACGGATTTTCTTTTTAGTGATCAAGATGAGCGTGAGCGGCGCAGTTCTCCAGAGGGAATTGCGTTGAATTTCTTGCCCGATGCGGATAATTTGCGGGCCACCACTCGGGCCATTAAAGAATATGTGGGGATGGTGGCTTACTGGTTGCGGGGCTGGATTTAG
- a CDS encoding glycosyltransferase family 39 protein: protein MLVGVGVVLRFSHLETKVYWGDEVFTSFRIAGYTLAEVNRELLDERPRTVAELQATYQQPHEQRSMNDTIRSLAEDDPQHPPFFYVFARIWEQILGSELGTKRAFAALCSLLLIPASAGIAVELFGSQLAGWIAAAMVSLSPFHLLYAQEMREYGLWAAMIALTGWLLLRALRTGGVWAWVGWSLSLTLLLYTHLFSVLIAGGYCLVATYWLWRSSQSVPADQSTLTRSFSAANQSAITEQVASANAPPVLLSRQWQFFGISTLSAGVLFLPWIIATLQNLSTISRTNGFTAQAVPLSTLLYNWWLNLARPFADWEPTGQILSNPIAAQGIVLAIAILVAISFWNLAYRQPLLSRLLLWAMMGSQGLALVILDLSQGGFRSAIIRYLAPCYLGLQLTITGYLSTLLLPNTIPDRPAQQAHHSSKFLFIKQNIDQNIHYIHRRLIAYGLLAILLIAGGSSCAMILPANTWWNKQGSYAIPPLAQVIERYESPWIVAYDTMPRMFSLSYHLNSRVVMQFIHAQSPVNVPPNYDLLLFRSSLEVRDRLRRSGWQLDRQFQTSTIYPYLSPLDKQAQLWLDSAQRNSLLP from the coding sequence ATGCTGGTTGGTGTGGGGGTTGTTCTCCGATTTAGCCATCTCGAAACCAAAGTGTATTGGGGTGATGAAGTATTCACCTCCTTTCGGATTGCGGGCTACACCCTCGCGGAAGTCAACCGGGAACTACTGGATGAGCGCCCCCGCACCGTGGCTGAACTGCAAGCCACCTATCAGCAACCCCATGAGCAGCGATCAATGAATGACACCATTCGATCGCTCGCGGAAGATGACCCCCAACACCCCCCTTTTTTCTATGTATTCGCCAGGATTTGGGAACAAATTTTAGGCAGTGAATTGGGCACGAAACGCGCTTTTGCAGCCCTTTGCAGCCTATTGCTCATTCCAGCATCGGCCGGCATTGCTGTGGAATTATTTGGTAGTCAATTGGCTGGCTGGATTGCGGCGGCCATGGTTTCCCTGTCGCCATTTCACTTACTTTATGCCCAAGAAATGCGGGAGTATGGCCTTTGGGCTGCCATGATTGCTCTCACCGGTTGGCTGCTCTTGCGGGCACTCAGAACGGGTGGCGTTTGGGCTTGGGTCGGGTGGAGTTTATCGCTCACCCTGTTGCTCTATACCCATCTGTTTTCAGTCTTAATTGCTGGGGGATATTGCCTAGTTGCAACCTATTGGCTCTGGCGATCGAGTCAGTCTGTTCCGGCTGATCAATCTACTCTCACTCGATCATTTTCTGCGGCTAATCAATCCGCAATAACCGAGCAAGTTGCTTCGGCAAATGCTCCCCCAGTGCTACTGTCCAGGCAATGGCAATTCTTTGGAATCAGTACCCTCAGTGCTGGCGTTTTATTTTTGCCTTGGATCATTGCCACTCTCCAAAACCTCAGCACCATTTCCCGCACTAACGGATTTACTGCCCAAGCCGTTCCTCTCAGCACATTGCTTTATAACTGGTGGCTAAATTTGGCCCGACCATTTGCAGATTGGGAGCCAACAGGACAGATTTTGAGCAACCCGATCGCGGCGCAGGGAATTGTCTTGGCTATTGCCATTTTGGTGGCCATTAGTTTTTGGAACTTGGCTTATCGTCAACCGCTGTTGAGTCGGTTGTTGTTGTGGGCAATGATGGGATCGCAGGGCTTGGCATTGGTGATTTTAGACCTCAGCCAAGGAGGATTTCGATCGGCCATTATTCGCTACCTTGCACCTTGTTATTTGGGCTTACAACTGACCATCACGGGCTATTTGTCAACGCTGTTGCTGCCAAATACTATTCCCGATCGCCCTGCTCAGCAAGCTCATCATTCATCCAAATTCTTGTTCATCAAGCAGAACATTGATCAGAACATTCATTACATTCATCGGCGGCTCATTGCCTATGGCCTTTTGGCTATCCTGTTGATCGCGGGCGGCAGTTCTTGCGCCATGATTTTGCCTGCCAATACTTGGTGGAACAAACAAGGGAGCTATGCAATTCCTCCCTTAGCTCAAGTCATTGAGCGCTATGAATCACCTTGGATTGTTGCTTACGACACCATGCCGCGCATGTTCTCCCTCAGCTATCACCTCAATTCTCGGGTCGTGATGCAATTTATACATGCTCAGTCACCTGTAAATGTGCCCCCAAATTATGATCTGCTGTTGTTTCGTAGTTCCCTTGAGGTGCGCGATCGACTGCGGCGTTCTGGCTGGCAGCTCGATCGCCAATTTCAAACCAGCACCATCTATCCCTATCTATCTCCCCTGGACAAACAGGCTCAACTTTGGCTGGATTCGGCGCAGCGCAATTCCCTGCTTCCTTGA
- a CDS encoding PAS domain-containing protein, whose amino-acid sequence MVEDSLAVDLMQAGAVDCFVKGNTTRLPEVIRREIREAQIRREQRLGASQLEAVQERLQLAIESSGLGLWDWFIDRGEVTLNERWADMIGYTLEELAPIQLGTWQKYTHPEDWPKVVSALDSHFQNQTSAYECELRMRHRSGHWVWVLARGKVVERDATGRPLRITGTHLDITERKESESLLSKRERYLTAIVEIQKQLLSNHTDQNIYQTILEILGPIAGADRIYVFEKHQDRFGNSLISQHGEWCRPGIQSQLSNPQFQNLRCHPESNHCLFQLTQGQLINSLVSDVSMSEFQALIAPEVAAVLMLPLMVDGQFFGFIGFDRVTPDLWDAIEINPLSSVAAAIALFKERELAVRALARLNQELEERVEQRTAALQDSEARLQAIIDFAPAVIYVKDLQGRHTLVNRSFLKFFSCTKREILGKTNQELFEPELAKILSENDDEVYRLGRFQQYEEEAEINGRFYTFLSNKFLLLDRDWQPYGLCGISVNITSRKEAEKAIQRQLAMMEAAIDGIALIENGQLTYANQAHANLLGFDRVEELIGQPWQQFYDPLETERFEQHILPQLQRDRSWQGEAIARRKDGSTFYEGLSLTLSEDGTLICVCRDISHQKHTEAQLTSLSNRLALALQSAAIGTWEWNFQDEVQWDSRIREIYGWHNPDRDPTYQDWLNCLHPEDAMAMEAFRESIMNHQGELNLELRINRPNGEQRFVQCFAIIEHDTNHQPLRMVGVNYDITEHKQAEHENQSLKERLEFVLSSNPAIIYTCQLGENYRFTFVSRNIESILGYPKEEFLQNHAFWLEHIHPEDLTYVLDSLHNLNDLKYHVREYRFLKSNGSYCWLHDEFRVVYDTQGKPLELVGYFADISDRKDTEEALKQTNAQLERATRLKDEFLASMSHELRTPLNAILGMSESLQEDIFGPITPEQTKAVATIEKSGRHLLELINDILDLSKIEANRLELDLDLVSVWDLCENSLAFVKQLASQKKIALKASIAENLRDLSIQVDGRRMRQVLINLLSNAVKFTPDSGAVELVVMMEEAPQKPPYEPLDREPISTSISAPIEASNSQASGSQASSSQSSYSDFRPAQICFTVRDTGIGIAPENLSKLFQSFVQIDSRLSRQYAGTGLGLALVKRITELHGGRVSVRSEVGQGSCFQVYLPCWSKGPTRSPSASEVAPGLHSSLPACNGTQLIDLQAIETGQPLILLAEDNEANIMTISSYLKAQNYQILSAQNGREAIEMVRSHQPALVLMDIQMPEMDGLTAIAQIRQDPDFQSLPIIALTALAMAGDQERCLQAGATAYLNKPVKLKQLANMIQELLKQ is encoded by the coding sequence GTGGTCGAGGATAGTCTAGCCGTTGACCTCATGCAGGCGGGCGCGGTGGACTGTTTTGTTAAGGGCAATACCACCCGCCTCCCGGAAGTGATCCGTCGCGAAATTCGTGAGGCCCAAATTCGCAGAGAACAGCGCTTAGGGGCATCCCAATTAGAAGCAGTTCAAGAGCGGTTGCAATTGGCGATCGAAAGTTCTGGGTTGGGATTGTGGGATTGGTTTATCGATCGCGGCGAGGTCACCCTCAACGAACGTTGGGCTGACATGATTGGCTATACCCTCGAAGAACTAGCCCCCATTCAATTAGGAACCTGGCAAAAATACACCCATCCTGAAGATTGGCCGAAGGTAGTTTCGGCGCTGGATAGCCATTTTCAAAACCAAACCAGCGCCTATGAATGTGAATTGCGAATGCGCCATCGATCGGGGCACTGGGTTTGGGTGCTGGCAAGGGGCAAAGTTGTTGAGCGCGACGCAACGGGCCGCCCTTTGCGGATCACAGGGACACATCTAGATATCACAGAGCGCAAAGAATCTGAATCCTTGCTCAGCAAACGGGAGCGCTACCTAACTGCAATTGTTGAGATCCAAAAGCAACTTTTATCCAACCATACGGATCAGAATATCTATCAAACAATTTTGGAAATTCTGGGGCCCATTGCCGGAGCCGATCGGATCTATGTGTTTGAAAAGCACCAGGATCGGTTTGGAAATTCTCTCATTAGCCAACATGGGGAATGGTGTCGCCCTGGCATTCAATCTCAGCTTAGCAATCCCCAATTTCAGAATTTGCGTTGCCATCCTGAATCCAACCATTGCCTTTTTCAGCTAACTCAAGGGCAGTTAATTAACAGCTTGGTTTCCGATGTTTCAATGTCGGAATTTCAGGCTTTAATTGCACCAGAGGTGGCGGCAGTTTTGATGCTGCCCTTGATGGTGGATGGCCAATTTTTTGGGTTTATTGGGTTCGATCGCGTCACTCCAGACCTGTGGGATGCGATCGAAATTAATCCCCTCAGTTCCGTTGCGGCTGCGATCGCCCTGTTCAAGGAACGAGAACTGGCAGTGCGGGCCTTGGCGCGCTTAAACCAAGAGCTAGAGGAGCGGGTGGAGCAGCGAACCGCCGCCTTGCAAGACAGCGAAGCCCGACTACAAGCAATTATTGATTTTGCCCCCGCTGTGATTTACGTTAAGGATCTCCAGGGTCGCCACACCTTGGTTAATCGATCATTTTTGAAGTTTTTTAGCTGCACTAAGCGTGAAATTCTAGGCAAAACCAATCAAGAGCTTTTCGAGCCAGAGTTGGCTAAAATTCTCAGTGAAAACGATGATGAAGTCTATCGGCTCGGTCGTTTTCAGCAGTATGAAGAAGAGGCAGAAATTAATGGCAGATTCTACACGTTTTTGTCTAATAAATTTCTGTTGCTCGATCGAGACTGGCAGCCCTACGGTCTCTGTGGGATTTCGGTAAACATCACATCCCGCAAAGAAGCTGAGAAAGCCATTCAGCGACAACTGGCAATGATGGAAGCTGCCATTGATGGCATTGCCCTCATTGAAAATGGTCAGTTGACCTATGCAAACCAAGCCCATGCCAATTTGCTTGGGTTCGATCGGGTTGAAGAACTCATCGGTCAACCTTGGCAACAGTTCTATGACCCCCTGGAAACTGAACGATTTGAGCAGCATATTTTGCCCCAGCTCCAGCGCGATCGCTCCTGGCAAGGAGAGGCGATCGCCCGGCGCAAAGATGGCAGCACATTCTATGAAGGGCTGTCCCTCACATTGTCCGAAGATGGCACTTTAATTTGCGTCTGTCGGGATATTAGTCATCAAAAACACACAGAGGCACAACTAACGAGTCTTTCTAATCGTTTAGCCTTGGCGTTGCAATCGGCAGCGATCGGGACATGGGAATGGAACTTTCAAGATGAAGTTCAATGGGATTCGCGCATTCGTGAAATTTATGGCTGGCATAACCCCGATCGCGATCCCACTTACCAAGATTGGCTGAACTGCTTACATCCAGAAGATGCCATGGCAATGGAAGCCTTCAGGGAATCCATCATGAATCATCAAGGGGAATTAAACCTAGAGCTGCGCATTAACCGCCCCAACGGGGAACAACGGTTTGTGCAATGTTTTGCGATCATTGAGCACGACACCAACCATCAACCTCTGCGCATGGTTGGGGTTAACTATGACATTACTGAGCATAAACAAGCAGAACATGAAAATCAGTCGCTGAAGGAACGATTGGAATTTGTTCTTTCGTCCAACCCAGCAATTATTTACACTTGTCAGCTAGGCGAAAATTATCGATTTACCTTCGTCAGCCGCAACATTGAGTCAATTTTGGGCTATCCCAAAGAAGAATTTTTGCAGAATCATGCCTTTTGGCTAGAGCATATTCACCCAGAAGACTTAACCTATGTCCTTGACAGCCTGCATAATTTAAACGACCTGAAATATCATGTTCGCGAATATCGGTTTTTGAAGAGCAATGGCAGTTATTGTTGGCTGCATGACGAGTTTCGGGTGGTTTACGATACCCAAGGTAAACCCCTAGAACTGGTGGGTTACTTTGCCGATATCAGCGATCGCAAGGATACTGAAGAAGCCCTCAAGCAAACCAATGCGCAATTGGAACGGGCCACCAGGCTCAAGGATGAGTTTTTGGCCAGCATGAGCCATGAGCTAAGAACGCCTCTCAATGCCATTTTGGGCATGTCGGAAAGTTTGCAGGAAGATATTTTTGGACCAATTACGCCAGAACAAACGAAGGCCGTTGCCACCATTGAAAAAAGTGGGCGGCACTTGCTGGAGCTGATTAACGACATTCTGGATTTGTCGAAAATTGAAGCCAATCGCCTGGAATTAGATTTGGATTTGGTTTCGGTTTGGGATCTGTGCGAAAACAGCTTGGCTTTTGTGAAGCAGTTAGCTTCGCAGAAAAAAATTGCCCTGAAAGCCTCGATCGCTGAAAATCTGCGGGATTTGTCGATTCAAGTGGATGGGCGACGGATGCGGCAGGTTTTAATCAACTTGTTGAGCAATGCGGTTAAATTCACGCCGGATTCTGGGGCCGTTGAGCTGGTGGTGATGATGGAAGAAGCACCGCAAAAACCACCCTATGAACCGCTCGATCGAGAACCGATCTCAACATCTATTTCAGCGCCGATCGAAGCTTCAAATTCCCAAGCTTCAGGTTCCCAAGCGTCAAGCTCCCAAAGTTCCTATTCAGATTTTCGACCGGCCCAAATTTGCTTCACTGTTCGCGACACAGGCATTGGCATCGCGCCAGAAAACCTATCAAAACTGTTCCAATCTTTCGTACAAATTGACAGCCGCCTCAGCCGCCAATATGCAGGCACAGGCCTAGGCTTGGCCCTGGTGAAGCGCATCACTGAATTGCATGGCGGTCGGGTCAGTGTCAGAAGCGAAGTGGGCCAGGGCAGTTGTTTTCAGGTGTATTTGCCCTGTTGGTCAAAGGGGCCAACGCGATCGCCCAGTGCTTCTGAAGTAGCCCCGGGACTCCATAGCTCACTGCCTGCTTGCAACGGAACCCAATTGATTGACCTACAAGCGATTGAAACCGGTCAGCCATTAATTTTGTTGGCGGAAGATAACGAAGCCAACATCATGACCATTTCCAGCTATCTAAAGGCACAAAACTATCAGATTCTATCGGCCCAAAATGGCCGAGAAGCTATCGAAATGGTGCGATCGCACCAACCCGCTTTGGTGTTAATGGATATCCAAATGCCAGAAATGGACGGGCTGACGGCTATTGCCCAAATTCGCCAAGATCCCGACTTTCAATCCTTGCCGATCATTGCCTTGACGGCCCTCGCTATGGCAGGCGACCAGGAACGGTGCTTGCAAGCGGGAGCCACCGCCTACTTGAACAAACCCGTTAAGCTCAAGCAATTGGCGAATATGATCCAGGAGTTATTGAAGCAATAA
- a CDS encoding glutathione S-transferase family protein, which translates to MTRDPLSWTDLAALTQWQPNLVHGPTNSQAKLRLFGQPDAEPRVTLYRDHHAWCPYCQKVWLWLEEKQIPYRIEKVTMFCYGQKEQWYKQKVPSGMLPALELDGYLITESDDILLALEQAFGPLIYGMESALVLPLRRLERLLFRAWCSWLCYPTLSEQQEARNRRQFLEVVTSVEAALAATPGPYFLDQFSTADVIFTPYVERMNASLFYYKGYSLRDENPRLKDWFAAMETRSTYRGTQSDFHTHAHDLPPQMGGCWENQDPQTAINQTKVDHGPWLGLPDATYEEPDTARSEALFRMVKHRANLIRVNPSHDELVDQALRCALTRMMTGEVCVPPSGSDVALRYLRDRISVPRDMSIYAAKYLREALEATAALAGDRQGPPIPTKHRRDQDPANFLR; encoded by the coding sequence ATGACCCGCGACCCCCTATCTTGGACTGATTTAGCAGCGCTGACCCAATGGCAACCGAACTTAGTTCATGGGCCCACCAATTCCCAAGCAAAATTGCGACTCTTTGGGCAGCCGGACGCTGAACCCCGCGTCACGCTCTATCGCGATCACCACGCTTGGTGTCCCTATTGCCAAAAGGTTTGGCTTTGGCTAGAGGAAAAGCAAATTCCTTACCGCATCGAAAAGGTCACGATGTTTTGCTATGGCCAAAAGGAGCAATGGTATAAGCAAAAAGTGCCCTCGGGCATGTTGCCAGCCCTGGAACTAGATGGGTATTTGATCACGGAAAGTGATGATATTTTGCTGGCTTTGGAGCAGGCATTTGGGCCATTGATCTATGGCATGGAGTCGGCGCTGGTGTTGCCTTTGCGCCGTTTGGAACGGTTGCTGTTTCGGGCTTGGTGTTCCTGGCTTTGCTATCCAACCTTGTCTGAGCAGCAGGAGGCTCGAAACCGGCGGCAATTTCTGGAGGTGGTGACCTCCGTTGAGGCGGCCTTGGCGGCAACGCCTGGGCCTTATTTTTTAGATCAATTCAGTACGGCAGATGTGATTTTCACGCCCTATGTGGAGCGGATGAATGCCAGCTTGTTTTACTACAAAGGCTATTCATTACGAGACGAAAATCCCCGTTTGAAAGATTGGTTTGCGGCGATGGAAACTCGATCGACCTATCGCGGAACCCAAAGTGATTTTCATACCCATGCCCATGATTTGCCGCCACAAATGGGCGGCTGTTGGGAAAACCAAGATCCACAAACTGCGATCAATCAAACCAAGGTGGATCATGGCCCTTGGTTGGGCTTGCCGGACGCAACCTATGAGGAGCCAGACACGGCCCGATCGGAGGCCCTATTTCGGATGGTGAAGCATCGGGCGAATTTAATTCGGGTGAATCCCAGTCACGATGAGCTGGTGGATCAGGCGTTGCGCTGTGCCCTGACGCGGATGATGACGGGTGAGGTTTGTGTGCCGCCGTCGGGGTCGGATGTGGCGTTGCGATATCTGCGCGATCGAATCAGCGTGCCTCGGGATATGTCGATTTATGCGGCGAAATATCTGCGTGAAGCCCTGGAGGCGACGGCGGCCTTGGCGGGCGATCGCCAGGGGCCACCGATTCCCACCAAGCACCGCCGCGATCAGGATCCAGCGAATTTCTTGCGCTGA
- the dacB gene encoding D-alanyl-D-alanine carboxypeptidase/D-alanyl-D-alanine-endopeptidase: MGDRIKGRWAAQGLAAIGAIGLLGAGVAGATEPAQPRCLADLPAAIAQWQQDPRWARSHWGFLARTLDPANPQTLIQGQAQQFFVPASNAKLFSTAAALAALGPEFRSPTRAYWRPKSATQPRPAWWIVPGGDPTITHQQLQAWADRLATLHPPTEALDVVVFDRSETPPSWEWDDLTYGYAPVVNRAIVDRNAVSLTFRPQFLDGAPSLEVQTQEPVEGLLNWFQPREFQALPADAEPTWQLQRDRQTGLILFTGGLPMGTSAQAEVAHPRPGQQFAWLIADRLSEQFFRQVRSRPLVAPPPPPTVNWQRSPLEVAPLPAPAYDRFRNPPVVPIVNLRNPPGPLGQPTAELASANLAAVISQVNQASDNLGAEALLRWLDPDRPMDRLTTILTDLGLDPTAYRLVDGAGLSRQNLVSPEAIVQLLTIMARSPHAQIYENSLPIAGETGTLANRFRDTPLAGQLRAKTGTLTGVAALSGYLNHPEWGPVAFSLMIDHANTPTRDLRAALDQVVLWLYGARSCAN, encoded by the coding sequence ATGGGCGATCGAATCAAGGGACGCTGGGCTGCTCAAGGGTTGGCGGCGATCGGGGCGATCGGGCTGTTGGGGGCTGGAGTTGCCGGGGCCACGGAGCCAGCCCAACCCCGTTGCTTGGCGGATTTGCCCGCCGCGATCGCCCAATGGCAACAGGATCCCCGCTGGGCCCGATCGCACTGGGGATTTCTGGCCCGCACCTTGGATCCTGCCAATCCCCAAACCTTGATTCAGGGGCAAGCTCAACAATTTTTTGTGCCGGCCTCCAATGCCAAGTTGTTTTCCACGGCGGCGGCCCTGGCGGCGTTGGGCCCCGAGTTTCGATCGCCCACGCGGGCCTATTGGCGACCCAAAAGCGCCACCCAACCCCGGCCCGCTTGGTGGATTGTGCCCGGTGGTGACCCCACCATCACCCACCAACAACTCCAGGCTTGGGCCGATCGCCTGGCGACCTTGCACCCGCCCACGGAGGCGCTGGATGTGGTGGTGTTCGATCGCTCAGAAACTCCGCCCAGTTGGGAATGGGATGATTTGACCTATGGTTACGCTCCCGTGGTGAACCGGGCCATAGTCGATCGCAACGCCGTTTCCTTGACCTTTCGCCCCCAGTTTTTGGACGGTGCGCCGAGTTTGGAAGTGCAAACCCAAGAGCCAGTGGAAGGGTTGTTGAATTGGTTTCAGCCTCGGGAATTTCAAGCTTTGCCGGCCGACGCGGAACCCACCTGGCAATTGCAGCGCGATCGACAAACAGGATTGATTCTGTTCACTGGGGGGCTGCCCATGGGCACATCGGCCCAAGCGGAAGTGGCCCATCCCCGACCGGGCCAACAATTCGCTTGGCTGATTGCCGATCGCCTGTCGGAGCAATTTTTTCGCCAGGTGCGATCGCGCCCGTTGGTGGCCCCGCCGCCACCGCCGACCGTGAATTGGCAGCGATCGCCCTTGGAAGTGGCCCCCCTGCCTGCCCCTGCCTACGATCGGTTTCGGAATCCGCCCGTTGTCCCGATCGTGAATCTCCGGAATCCGCCCGGGCCCTTGGGACAGCCCACGGCGGAACTGGCATCCGCCAATCTGGCGGCGGTGATTAGCCAGGTGAACCAAGCCAGCGATAACTTGGGGGCGGAGGCCCTGTTGCGTTGGTTGGATCCTGATCGCCCCATGGATCGGCTCACAACCATCTTGACTGATTTGGGTTTGGATCCAACGGCCTATCGGCTGGTGGACGGTGCGGGCCTGTCGCGCCAAAACCTGGTTAGCCCCGAGGCGATCGTGCAACTGCTGACGATCATGGCTCGATCGCCCCATGCCCAGATTTACGAAAATTCCCTGCCGATCGCGGGGGAAACCGGCACGTTGGCCAATCGCTTTCGGGATACTCCCCTAGCGGGCCAGTTACGCGCCAAAACCGGTACGCTGACCGGCGTGGCGGCCCTGTCTGGCTATCTGAACCATCCTGAGTGGGGGCCCGTGGCCTTCAGTTTGATGATTGACCACGCCAACACCCCCACCCGTGACCTGCGGGCCGCGCTGGATCAGGTGGTGCTGTGGCTGTATGGGGCGCGATCGTGTGCCAACTGA